In Hyalangium minutum, the following proteins share a genomic window:
- a CDS encoding ATP-binding protein has translation MTDQGPGVPPLLLPQLFEWFVRGSGSQGLGLGLYLARQIALAHGGTLEVHSQTGKGVQFELALPLVREDQGP, from the coding sequence GTGACGGACCAGGGGCCAGGCGTGCCGCCGCTCCTGCTGCCCCAGCTCTTCGAGTGGTTCGTGCGCGGCTCAGGCTCACAGGGGCTGGGGCTCGGCCTCTACCTTGCGCGGCAGATCGCCCTCGCGCACGGAGGCACGCTCGAGGTCCACTCGCAGACGGGCAAGGGGGTGCAGTTCGAGCTTGCGCTGCCCCTCGTCCGGGAGGACCAGGGCCCCTGA
- a CDS encoding Glu/Leu/Phe/Val family dehydrogenase, whose amino-acid sequence MNAVEETNYYFHKAARIMDVGTPIQALLATPLRELTVQVSIEMDSGEIRTFTGYRVQHDNSRGPMKGGLRYHPKLDHAECASLASLMTWKTAVANLPYGGAKGGIMCDPSQLSLKELERLTRKYVDQVQDMIGPTQDILAPDVNTNPQVMAWIMDQYSRYHGHSPAVVTGKPLDLYGSKGREAATGRGLLYICREILRDVHLPMKGSRFAIQGFGNVGSHIARLLWEDGATVVAVSDVLGGVRNPQGLDIPSLFEHVQRTGTVTGYAGGQPCTNEDVLTADCDVLIPAALGHVITKENAGTLRARLIIEGANGPTTPEGDELLEKRGILVVPDILASAGGVTVSYFEWVQNLQHLAWEEERVNAELERTIKESYERVTQIARSRKVPLRTAAFILAIGRVGKATVMRGI is encoded by the coding sequence ATGAACGCCGTTGAGGAGACCAACTACTATTTCCACAAGGCCGCGCGCATCATGGATGTGGGCACTCCCATCCAGGCGCTGCTGGCCACACCGCTGCGCGAGCTCACGGTGCAGGTCTCCATCGAGATGGACTCCGGGGAGATCCGCACTTTCACGGGCTACCGGGTTCAGCACGACAACAGCCGGGGCCCCATGAAGGGAGGCCTGCGCTACCACCCCAAGCTGGACCACGCCGAGTGCGCCTCGCTGGCCTCGCTGATGACGTGGAAGACGGCGGTGGCCAACCTGCCCTATGGCGGCGCCAAGGGCGGCATCATGTGCGACCCCAGCCAGCTCAGCCTCAAGGAGCTGGAGCGCCTGACGCGCAAGTACGTGGACCAGGTGCAGGACATGATCGGTCCCACCCAGGACATCCTCGCGCCGGACGTCAACACCAACCCCCAGGTGATGGCGTGGATCATGGACCAGTACTCGCGCTACCACGGGCACTCGCCCGCGGTAGTGACGGGCAAGCCGCTGGACTTGTACGGCTCCAAGGGCCGCGAGGCAGCCACCGGACGCGGGCTGCTCTACATCTGCCGCGAGATTCTGCGGGACGTGCACCTGCCCATGAAGGGCTCGCGCTTCGCGATCCAGGGCTTCGGCAACGTGGGCAGCCACATCGCCCGGCTGCTCTGGGAGGATGGGGCCACGGTGGTGGCGGTGTCGGACGTGCTCGGCGGGGTGCGCAACCCGCAGGGCCTGGACATCCCCAGCCTCTTCGAGCACGTGCAGCGCACCGGCACCGTCACGGGCTACGCCGGCGGCCAGCCCTGCACCAATGAGGATGTGCTGACGGCGGACTGCGATGTGCTCATCCCCGCGGCGCTCGGCCATGTCATCACCAAGGAGAACGCGGGCACGCTGCGCGCGCGGCTCATCATCGAGGGCGCCAATGGCCCCACCACTCCCGAGGGAGACGAGCTGCTGGAGAAGCGGGGCATCCTCGTGGTGCCGGACATCCTCGCCAGCGCGGGGGGCGTCACCGTCAGCTACTTCGAGTGGGTGCAGAACCTCCAGCACCTGGCGTGGGAGGAGGAGCGCGTCAACGCGGAGCTGGAGCGCACCATCAAGGAGTCCTACGAGCGGGTGACGCAGATTGCCCGCTCGCGCAAGGTGCCGCTGCGCACCGCGGCCTTCATCCTGGCCATCGGCCGGGTGGGCAAGGCCACGGTGATGCGCGGCATCTGA
- a CDS encoding DEAD/DEAH box helicase: MSDTPQDPTPASGTPESQAPTRPAEYVADIRFEDMNLSEPIRKAITERGYTNPTPVQAKAFQPAMEGRDLIVRSKTGTGKTAAFGLPLLEKISPDDKRVRALILCPTRELALQVAEELRALGKYKGIKVAAIYGGASMKQQEDALEEGTPIIVGTPGRVFDHINRGNLKLEGCDHAVLDEADEMLNQGFYEEVTRILDRLPKNRQVLLFSATVPTDIQNLIARYTTNAETLLLSGDVFTVEHIHHIRYDVSDAFPKPRNLIYVLEKEEPSNAIIFCNTRDDTALVTAVLNRNGFDAELLNGDLPQKERERVMAKVKRGEVAFMVATDIAARGIDISGLEYVINYSLPEDPAVYLHRVGRTGRIGNKGTAINLFSGRELATYTTLEKKYGIKFEKREMPAPEEAMHLWTERHLREIRDGASGTVFEGFLPLATQLKQRSDSDDLIAFLLKYFFSHLRMEKAQAAQETEKPAAAAPERKFEGRRESREGREGRKERGERSERPERGERRERERERERPPRTEHGERQPRPPRRDEPRRAPAAPAMEAGPGEAKLWVNLGTADGLGPGSVATALEDAGAPVGKVLRAELRPTFGYVFVIEEDVAAFETLNGKQHGTKTLRVEKSKPRSERTEDRPRPAPSPDAAPGEVKLWVNLGMDDGLDEGKFISTLEALGAPQGKVLKALLRPTYGYAYVAEAEAPAFETLNGKPHGEKALKLERHRPRGTRDDRRRERREEQPEVPGQTRMWVGLGKSDGLDDAGLTSALEGMGAPAGKVARIDLRPTYAYIFVTDEDAAAFETLNGKQHGEKTLKIERAKRR, encoded by the coding sequence ATGAGCGACACTCCCCAAGACCCGACCCCTGCTTCGGGCACTCCCGAGTCCCAAGCGCCGACCCGTCCCGCTGAGTACGTCGCGGACATCCGCTTCGAGGACATGAACCTCTCGGAGCCCATCCGGAAGGCCATTACCGAGCGCGGCTACACCAACCCCACCCCCGTCCAGGCCAAGGCCTTTCAGCCGGCCATGGAGGGCCGGGACCTGATTGTCCGCAGCAAGACGGGCACCGGTAAGACGGCCGCCTTCGGCCTGCCCTTGCTGGAGAAGATCTCCCCGGACGACAAGAGGGTCCGCGCCCTCATCCTCTGCCCCACCCGCGAGCTGGCGCTCCAGGTGGCCGAGGAGCTGCGTGCCCTGGGCAAGTACAAGGGCATCAAGGTGGCGGCCATCTATGGTGGCGCCTCCATGAAGCAGCAGGAGGATGCCCTGGAGGAGGGCACTCCCATCATCGTCGGCACCCCCGGCCGCGTGTTCGACCACATCAACCGCGGTAACCTGAAGCTCGAGGGCTGCGACCACGCGGTGCTGGATGAGGCCGACGAGATGCTCAACCAGGGCTTCTACGAGGAAGTCACGCGCATCCTCGACAGGCTCCCGAAGAACCGGCAGGTGCTGCTGTTCAGCGCCACGGTGCCCACGGACATCCAGAACCTGATTGCCCGGTACACGACGAACGCGGAGACGCTGCTGCTGTCCGGCGACGTCTTCACGGTGGAGCACATCCACCACATCCGCTACGACGTGTCGGACGCCTTCCCCAAGCCGCGCAACCTCATCTACGTGCTGGAGAAGGAGGAGCCGTCCAACGCCATCATCTTCTGCAACACGCGGGATGACACGGCGCTGGTGACGGCGGTGCTCAACCGCAACGGCTTCGACGCGGAGCTGCTCAACGGGGACCTGCCGCAGAAGGAGCGCGAGCGGGTGATGGCCAAGGTGAAGCGCGGCGAGGTGGCCTTCATGGTCGCCACGGACATCGCGGCGCGCGGCATCGACATCTCCGGGCTGGAGTACGTCATCAACTACTCGCTGCCCGAGGACCCGGCCGTGTACCTGCACCGGGTGGGCCGCACCGGCCGCATCGGCAACAAGGGCACCGCCATCAACCTCTTCTCCGGCCGCGAGCTGGCCACGTACACCACCCTGGAGAAGAAGTACGGCATCAAGTTCGAGAAGCGGGAGATGCCGGCCCCCGAGGAGGCCATGCACCTGTGGACCGAGCGCCACCTGCGGGAGATCCGCGATGGGGCCTCGGGCACCGTGTTCGAGGGCTTCCTGCCCCTGGCCACCCAGCTCAAGCAGCGCTCGGACTCCGATGACCTGATCGCCTTCCTGCTCAAGTACTTCTTCAGCCACCTGCGCATGGAGAAGGCCCAGGCCGCTCAGGAGACCGAGAAGCCCGCCGCCGCCGCCCCCGAGCGCAAATTCGAGGGCCGCCGCGAGAGCCGGGAAGGCCGCGAGGGCCGCAAGGAGCGCGGTGAGCGGAGTGAGCGCCCCGAGCGGGGTGAGCGCCGGGAGCGCGAGCGCGAGCGGGAGCGTCCCCCGCGCACCGAGCACGGCGAGCGCCAGCCTCGGCCGCCCCGCCGGGATGAGCCTCGGCGTGCCCCCGCGGCTCCGGCCATGGAGGCGGGCCCGGGTGAGGCCAAGCTGTGGGTGAACCTGGGCACCGCGGACGGCCTGGGGCCTGGCAGCGTGGCCACCGCGCTGGAGGATGCCGGTGCCCCCGTGGGCAAGGTGCTGCGCGCGGAGCTGCGCCCCACCTTCGGCTACGTCTTCGTCATCGAGGAGGATGTGGCGGCCTTCGAGACGCTCAACGGCAAGCAGCACGGCACCAAGACGTTGCGCGTCGAGAAGAGCAAGCCGCGCAGCGAGCGCACCGAGGACCGTCCCCGCCCCGCGCCATCGCCCGACGCCGCTCCCGGCGAGGTGAAGCTCTGGGTGAACCTGGGCATGGATGACGGCCTGGATGAGGGCAAGTTCATCTCCACGCTGGAGGCGCTGGGTGCGCCCCAGGGCAAGGTGCTCAAGGCCCTGCTGCGCCCCACCTACGGCTACGCCTACGTGGCCGAGGCCGAGGCTCCGGCCTTCGAGACACTCAACGGCAAGCCGCACGGCGAGAAGGCCCTGAAGCTCGAGCGCCACCGGCCCCGCGGCACCCGCGATGACCGCCGCCGCGAGCGCCGCGAGGAGCAGCCCGAGGTGCCGGGCCAGACCCGCATGTGGGTGGGCCTGGGCAAGTCGGACGGGCTCGATGACGCGGGGCTCACCTCTGCCCTCGAGGGCATGGGTGCCCCTGCCGGCAAGGTCGCCCGGATCGATCTGCGGCCTACCTATGCCTACATCTTCGTGACCGATGAGGACGCCGCCGCCTTCGAGACGCTCAACGGCAAGCAGCACGGCGAGAAGACGCTGAAGATCGAGCGCGCCAAGCGCCGGTAG
- a CDS encoding sigma-70 family RNA polymerase sigma factor: protein MANGRKRTKITASRPRAKRSEAPSPEAEAPEGQAEAEAVEPEALEPEPEELAEVDAELEVPEGKAKPSVALVPAGESGLTRRDPLQAYMAEVTRHALLSREEEHTLAKKYQQTGDVQAAYRLVASNLRLVVKLAHEYHRNPLSLLDLIQEGNIGLMQAVKKYDPDRGVKLSSYAAWWIRAYILRYIMDNWKMVKLGTTEAQRKLFFKLRQEQDKLMAQGFEPNPKLLAERLNVTEQDVVEMDQRLGHDELSIDAPFGDDPKNTRADRFLPSSAAGAEENLGNEELKALFREKLTEFAKSLEGKERFIFENRLTADEPLTLQDIGDKYGVSRERARQIEAALINRMREYMREQIPDFDLVAVPKG from the coding sequence ATGGCGAATGGGAGGAAGAGAACCAAAATCACGGCCTCCCGGCCCCGAGCGAAGCGCTCGGAGGCCCCGTCCCCGGAGGCGGAGGCCCCCGAGGGGCAGGCGGAGGCCGAGGCGGTAGAGCCCGAGGCCCTGGAGCCCGAGCCCGAGGAACTGGCCGAGGTGGACGCCGAGCTCGAGGTCCCGGAGGGGAAGGCGAAGCCCTCGGTGGCCCTGGTGCCGGCGGGCGAGTCAGGGCTCACGCGCAGGGACCCCCTCCAGGCCTACATGGCGGAGGTGACCCGCCACGCCCTCCTCTCCCGGGAGGAGGAGCACACGCTCGCCAAGAAGTACCAGCAAACGGGGGATGTCCAGGCGGCCTACCGGCTGGTGGCCTCCAACCTGCGGCTGGTGGTGAAGCTGGCCCACGAGTACCACCGCAACCCGCTGTCCCTGCTGGACCTCATTCAGGAGGGCAACATCGGCCTGATGCAGGCGGTGAAGAAGTACGATCCGGACCGGGGCGTGAAGCTCAGCTCGTACGCCGCGTGGTGGATCCGGGCGTACATCCTCCGCTACATCATGGACAACTGGAAGATGGTGAAGCTGGGGACGACGGAGGCCCAGCGGAAGCTCTTCTTCAAGCTGCGCCAGGAGCAGGACAAGCTCATGGCCCAGGGCTTCGAGCCCAACCCCAAGCTGCTGGCCGAGCGGCTCAACGTCACCGAGCAGGACGTGGTGGAGATGGACCAGCGGCTCGGGCATGACGAGCTGTCCATCGACGCGCCGTTCGGGGATGACCCGAAGAACACGCGCGCTGACCGCTTCCTGCCCTCGTCCGCCGCGGGCGCCGAAGAGAACCTGGGCAACGAGGAACTCAAAGCCCTCTTCCGCGAGAAGCTGACGGAGTTCGCCAAATCGTTGGAGGGCAAAGAGAGGTTCATCTTCGAGAACCGTCTCACAGCGGACGAACCCCTCACCCTGCAAGACATTGGCGACAAGTATGGGGTAAGCCGGGAGCGGGCGCGGCAAATCGAGGCGGCGCTCATCAACCGCATGCGCGAGTACATGCGCGAGCAAATCCCAGACTTTGATTTGGTGGCTGTGCCAAAAGGATAG
- a CDS encoding helix-turn-helix domain-containing protein, translating to MRPGPPHTPDIHVHLQGLARRIRALRERRGLTQEDFAARCGISVSFASLLERGERSPSYETLLQVAAALGLPPSELFRLEEDDDTGADRLVHLIRQRQLTREDVDRLLTVAELMFAEAGPRKDREEKAPEPARCAEPGCGRAVLARGLCVAHYHRARRAKGSTP from the coding sequence ATGCGACCCGGCCCGCCGCATACCCCCGACATTCATGTTCACCTCCAAGGACTGGCGCGGCGGATCCGCGCGCTGCGCGAGCGCCGGGGGTTAACGCAGGAGGACTTCGCCGCCCGGTGCGGCATCTCCGTGAGCTTTGCCTCGCTGCTGGAGCGGGGCGAACGCAGCCCCAGCTACGAGACGCTGCTCCAGGTGGCCGCGGCGCTCGGGCTGCCGCCCTCCGAGCTGTTTCGTCTCGAAGAGGACGATGACACCGGCGCGGACCGGCTGGTGCACCTCATCCGGCAGCGCCAGCTCACGCGCGAGGACGTGGACCGGCTGCTGACGGTGGCGGAGCTGATGTTTGCCGAGGCGGGCCCTCGGAAGGACCGGGAGGAGAAAGCGCCGGAGCCTGCCCGCTGTGCCGAGCCCGGCTGTGGGCGGGCGGTGCTGGCCCGAGGCCTCTGCGTGGCCCACTACCACCGGGCCCGCCGGGCCAAGGGCTCCACTCCGTAG
- a CDS encoding beta-ketoacyl synthase N-terminal-like domain-containing protein translates to MRRVGIFGWGVVAPRSKDIEAFERNLATADSWLSPFNGFGPDNFLVGMPDFDFSEYKPWVDARFPSSRFAQLEKKMGKPTQYAIAAFIQALRQNPGLEQELQALGIRSHVYVGTGLGDLPTIHDITLDLHRAQRRWDRFWADPSRNAALRQWLETREPRPGLPPAPETVDELERDQAEEAWWHYWTEQSLELREYLNELRDIEGLAVEGDVESAKLAVIKEKRTRNAKLQKKWGAPEPPWNSVSSNVLWNIHNGPASQVSMMGKLTGMTFAPVAACSSFGYGLKLAMDAIQRGDAKAVVLGMTDPPPHPLVVGGFYNARVIAADRTVSKPLTALRGTHIAGGSVVWIVGDWEHFTAKGFKPLGMEPMAVGVTADADHIITPSKEGPTAAIHAAMALAQCKPDQMGSWDLHATATPGDFLEVETLRGLLPESVLVTARKGTFGHGMSAGGGWELTAQYLGYARGHIFPTPLQGSELNREIGKVHSRFVYDQETPVPPGLAGKLSMGVGGINACVISRPLR, encoded by the coding sequence GTGCGCAGAGTGGGAATCTTCGGTTGGGGTGTGGTGGCCCCGCGCTCCAAGGACATCGAAGCCTTCGAGCGGAACCTCGCCACCGCTGACAGCTGGCTGTCTCCCTTCAACGGCTTCGGTCCGGACAACTTCCTGGTGGGGATGCCGGACTTCGACTTCTCCGAGTACAAGCCGTGGGTGGACGCGCGCTTCCCGTCCAGCCGGTTTGCCCAGCTCGAGAAGAAGATGGGCAAGCCCACCCAGTACGCGATTGCCGCGTTCATCCAGGCGCTGCGGCAGAACCCGGGGCTGGAGCAGGAGCTGCAGGCGCTGGGCATCCGCTCGCACGTGTACGTGGGCACCGGCCTCGGCGACTTGCCGACCATCCATGACATTACGCTGGACCTGCACCGGGCCCAGCGGCGGTGGGATCGGTTCTGGGCGGACCCGTCGCGCAACGCAGCGCTGCGCCAGTGGCTGGAGACGCGCGAGCCCCGGCCGGGCCTGCCGCCCGCTCCGGAGACGGTGGACGAGCTGGAGCGCGATCAGGCCGAGGAGGCCTGGTGGCACTACTGGACGGAGCAGTCCCTGGAGCTGCGCGAGTACCTGAACGAGCTGCGGGACATTGAAGGGCTGGCGGTGGAAGGCGACGTGGAGTCCGCCAAGCTGGCCGTCATCAAGGAGAAGCGCACCCGCAACGCGAAGCTGCAGAAGAAGTGGGGCGCGCCCGAGCCGCCGTGGAACTCGGTGTCCTCCAACGTGCTGTGGAACATCCACAACGGCCCGGCGTCGCAGGTCTCCATGATGGGGAAGCTGACGGGGATGACGTTCGCGCCGGTGGCGGCGTGCTCCTCGTTTGGCTACGGGCTGAAGCTGGCGATGGATGCCATCCAGCGCGGCGACGCGAAGGCGGTGGTGCTGGGCATGACGGATCCACCGCCGCACCCGCTGGTGGTGGGCGGCTTCTACAACGCCCGGGTGATTGCCGCGGACCGCACGGTGTCCAAGCCGCTCACGGCGCTGCGGGGCACGCACATCGCGGGTGGCTCGGTGGTGTGGATCGTCGGGGACTGGGAGCACTTCACGGCCAAGGGCTTCAAGCCGCTGGGCATGGAGCCCATGGCGGTGGGCGTCACTGCGGACGCGGACCACATCATCACCCCGTCCAAGGAGGGCCCCACGGCGGCCATCCACGCGGCGATGGCCCTGGCACAGTGCAAGCCGGACCAGATGGGCAGCTGGGACTTGCACGCCACGGCCACGCCGGGAGACTTCCTGGAGGTGGAGACGCTGCGGGGGCTGCTGCCCGAGTCCGTGCTCGTCACGGCGCGCAAGGGCACCTTTGGCCACGGCATGTCCGCGGGCGGAGGCTGGGAGCTGACGGCACAGTACCTGGGCTATGCCCGCGGCCACATCTTCCCCACGCCGCTGCAGGGCTCGGAGCTGAACCGGGAGATCGGCAAGGTGCACAGCCGGTTCGTCTACGATCAGGAGACTCCGGTGCCTCCTGGGCTGGCCGGCAAGCTCTCCATGGGCGTGGGCGGCATCAACGCCTGCGTCATCTCGCGTCCCTTGCGTTGA
- a CDS encoding serine/threonine-protein kinase, producing the protein MSKEDRHSAMEPELTLGPGDSRPPQATPSRTRIPPALAARYKDFQLAGEGAMGTVYRAVDPRLGRIVALKLLRGNEPSLGKRFLAEARAQARIQHEHVCRVYEVGEAEGEPYIVMQFIDGEPLASVRDRLTLEQQVKLIQDVAWAVHEAHRLGMIHRDLKPGNILVEQREDGTWKPYVVDFGLVRQVEEHGQTQTGEVLGTPAYMSPEQANGDVHQLDRRTDVYSLGATLYDVIAGRPPFVADVPWKVLVMSAVEDPLPLSRLKLGVPKAIETIVMKCLERDPARRYDSARALAEDLQRALAGEQTQARRASWGRQLWKKAVRHKLLSVSLAALGVGALALGGVWVSAQRRAAEQARLAQELGEHVKEMELFLRSAYGLPLHDVERERDVVRATLGEIERRMGGLEKAGVGPGHYAIGVGQLALGDTERAREHLEKALAAGYRSANLEYALGRALGELFRRALEDTRRITDVQERQKKEALLHQELRDPALRHLRSAVGATLEVPAYAEGLIALYQGDHEAAIEKARAAFAQAPWMYEPKKLEGDALFAEGSKYRHDAAFDYEKMKGYFDRAAEAYQVAVEIGSSDPSLYLAQCMLWEKLGWAAFSQGVPPGPPLQAAEQACGRAVQASSRDGTARMQRALVLVARAHVAMNNASPDTLFQVEEALAAAEEGVRALPREVMAHYAVAQSLSLRAQLLDQLGRESSMAPAIEAYQRVLSLDPFFTWAVNELGDAYLEEGKEAIMRGQEAAPYLESALRQYERALALDARFLLPMGGKLEAATLRLEVEIGHGREAPEALRTLSSAVSQFEQTGSQPSVVALWKARAHRLQAHHDFVQQRDPRGSLAAAFEAIRAAGGELPEDPWLLAELAQCYLLEAEVELHEGRDPSPVLARARAAVRKAGEPGAVLGTSTVLIAAKLELTALRAAVRRGEDPEAHFAAGFEALRPLLATSNWDSRPHQVAAELYAERAAVLTRRGLGAEEALRSGLFQAQQALSKNPHNPEALFAQGWLHLQRARLVSASTVRAEEALRATESFQAALQENHQVARAHPHLLAEARGLVR; encoded by the coding sequence ATGTCGAAGGAGGACCGCCATAGCGCGATGGAGCCCGAGCTGACACTCGGGCCTGGGGACTCACGGCCGCCACAGGCGACTCCTTCGCGGACGCGAATTCCTCCCGCCCTGGCGGCTCGCTACAAGGACTTTCAGCTTGCGGGCGAAGGGGCCATGGGCACCGTCTACCGGGCGGTGGATCCCCGGCTGGGTCGCATCGTCGCGCTGAAGCTGTTGAGAGGGAATGAGCCGTCGCTCGGTAAGAGATTCCTCGCCGAGGCGCGGGCTCAGGCGCGCATCCAGCACGAGCACGTGTGCCGCGTGTACGAAGTGGGCGAGGCCGAGGGTGAGCCCTACATCGTCATGCAATTCATTGATGGGGAGCCGCTGGCGAGTGTGAGGGACAGGCTGACGCTCGAGCAGCAGGTGAAGCTCATCCAGGACGTGGCCTGGGCTGTGCACGAGGCGCACCGGCTGGGGATGATTCACCGGGACCTCAAGCCCGGGAACATCCTCGTGGAGCAGCGCGAGGACGGCACGTGGAAGCCGTACGTCGTGGACTTCGGTCTGGTGCGCCAGGTGGAGGAGCACGGGCAGACCCAGACGGGCGAGGTGCTCGGGACGCCCGCGTATATGTCTCCCGAGCAGGCCAACGGAGACGTGCACCAGTTGGATCGGCGCACGGATGTCTATTCGCTGGGCGCCACGCTGTACGACGTCATCGCCGGGCGCCCGCCGTTCGTCGCGGATGTCCCGTGGAAGGTGCTGGTGATGTCCGCGGTGGAGGATCCGCTTCCGCTGAGCCGGCTGAAGCTGGGAGTGCCGAAGGCCATCGAGACGATCGTCATGAAGTGCCTGGAGCGCGATCCGGCGCGCCGGTACGACTCCGCCCGGGCGCTCGCCGAGGATCTGCAGCGGGCCCTGGCTGGCGAGCAGACGCAGGCGCGAAGGGCTTCCTGGGGGCGCCAGCTCTGGAAGAAGGCCGTGCGGCACAAGCTGCTCTCGGTGAGCCTGGCGGCGCTGGGGGTGGGAGCGCTGGCGCTGGGGGGCGTCTGGGTGAGTGCGCAGCGGCGCGCGGCGGAGCAGGCCCGGCTCGCGCAGGAGCTGGGCGAGCACGTGAAGGAGATGGAGCTGTTTCTTCGCTCGGCCTATGGGCTGCCCCTCCACGACGTGGAGCGGGAGCGGGACGTGGTGCGCGCCACGCTCGGAGAGATTGAACGGCGCATGGGCGGACTGGAGAAGGCCGGCGTGGGGCCCGGGCACTATGCGATTGGAGTGGGGCAGCTGGCGCTCGGGGACACCGAGCGGGCGCGCGAGCACCTGGAGAAGGCACTGGCGGCGGGGTACCGGTCCGCGAACCTCGAGTACGCGCTGGGCCGGGCCCTGGGAGAGCTCTTCCGGCGCGCGCTGGAGGACACCCGGCGCATCACCGACGTCCAGGAGCGCCAGAAGAAGGAGGCCCTGCTCCACCAGGAGCTGAGGGATCCAGCGCTCCGGCACCTGCGCTCGGCGGTGGGTGCCACGCTGGAGGTGCCCGCGTACGCGGAGGGACTGATCGCCCTGTACCAGGGAGACCATGAGGCGGCGATTGAGAAGGCGCGGGCGGCATTTGCCCAGGCGCCGTGGATGTACGAGCCCAAGAAGCTCGAGGGGGACGCGCTGTTCGCCGAGGGCAGCAAGTACCGGCACGACGCGGCGTTCGACTACGAGAAGATGAAGGGCTACTTCGACCGGGCCGCTGAGGCGTACCAGGTGGCGGTGGAGATCGGCAGCAGCGATCCCTCGCTCTATCTGGCGCAGTGCATGCTCTGGGAGAAGCTGGGGTGGGCGGCGTTCTCGCAAGGAGTGCCGCCCGGCCCGCCGCTCCAGGCCGCCGAGCAGGCTTGTGGCCGCGCGGTGCAGGCCAGCTCGAGGGATGGCACGGCCCGGATGCAGCGGGCGCTCGTGCTCGTGGCGCGCGCCCATGTGGCCATGAACAACGCCTCGCCCGACACGCTTTTCCAGGTGGAGGAGGCGCTGGCGGCCGCCGAGGAAGGCGTCCGGGCGCTCCCGCGAGAGGTCATGGCGCACTATGCGGTCGCCCAGTCCCTCTCGCTGCGGGCGCAGCTGCTGGACCAACTCGGCCGAGAGTCCTCCATGGCGCCAGCGATCGAGGCCTACCAGCGCGTGCTCTCGCTGGATCCATTCTTTACCTGGGCGGTCAATGAACTGGGGGACGCCTACCTCGAGGAGGGGAAAGAGGCCATCATGAGAGGCCAGGAGGCTGCGCCATACTTGGAAAGTGCGCTGCGTCAGTACGAGCGGGCCCTGGCGCTTGATGCTCGGTTCTTATTGCCGATGGGCGGCAAGCTGGAGGCCGCGACGCTGCGGCTCGAGGTGGAGATAGGCCATGGGCGCGAGGCCCCCGAGGCGCTGCGAACGCTCTCCAGCGCAGTGTCCCAGTTCGAGCAGACAGGCTCGCAGCCCTCCGTCGTCGCGCTGTGGAAGGCCCGCGCTCACAGGCTCCAGGCCCATCATGATTTCGTGCAGCAGCGGGATCCGCGTGGCTCCCTGGCGGCTGCCTTCGAGGCGATTCGCGCGGCGGGGGGAGAGCTCCCCGAGGATCCCTGGCTGTTGGCGGAATTGGCCCAGTGCTACCTGCTTGAGGCCGAGGTCGAACTGCACGAGGGGCGGGATCCTTCGCCAGTGCTGGCTCGTGCGCGTGCCGCGGTGCGGAAGGCGGGCGAGCCAGGTGCGGTGCTAGGGACCTCAACTGTTCTGATCGCGGCGAAGCTGGAGCTCACCGCTCTGCGTGCGGCCGTGCGCCGGGGGGAGGACCCGGAGGCGCACTTTGCGGCGGGCTTCGAGGCGCTGCGTCCGTTGCTTGCCACTTCGAATTGGGACAGCAGGCCTCATCAGGTGGCCGCCGAGCTCTACGCCGAGCGCGCGGCCGTGCTGACGCGTCGGGGCCTCGGGGCCGAGGAGGCGCTGCGCAGCGGCCTGTTCCAGGCTCAGCAGGCGCTCTCGAAGAACCCCCACAACCCCGAGGCGCTCTTCGCGCAGGGCTGGCTCCACCTGCAGCGGGCCCGGCTGGTCTCCGCGTCAACGGTTCGTGCCGAGGAAGCCCTTCGCGCGACGGAGTCTTTCCAGGCCGCGCTTCAGGAGAATCACCAGGTGGCCCGAGCGCACCCACACCTCTTGGCAGAGGCCAGGGGGCTTGTTCGCTAG